TTAAGCTGCATCTGTTTGCTAAGTTTGCCGCCGTCTCGCGCGCAACCGTTAAGGGCACCGTCGCCGTCGCTCTTGTTCAGGGGCTGCTTGGCGGGATTGCCTTTTATATCGCCGGTCTGGATGGCAGCATTCTGTGGGGCGCGATTATGGCATTTCTGTCATTTATTCCCGCTGTCGGTTCTGCCATTGTCTGGGTTCCTGCCGCAATATTCCTTTTTGCCACCGACAGACTCTGGCAGGGTATATTTATTGTTACTTTCTTTATTATCATTATTGGCTTAGTGGATAATATTCTGCGTCCGTTACTGGTGGGTAAGGACACTAAAATGCCCGATTATCTTATTCTGATCACTACACTCGGCGGGATGGAAGTGTATGGTATTAACGGCTTTGTTATCGGCCCGTTAATTGCCGCCCTGTTTATTGCCTGCTGGAATTTATTATCTGGCCGGGAACATGCCGATAATACCGATGAAATTGACGCTGCCTTTATTGCCGAAGGAAAGAACGACGGCTTTGTTGAATAAATAGATATTATGCTGCGTGCCTACAAAAACATCGGTCTTCCTCAACGTAAAATCAGAAGGTTAAGATCAGGGTCGGAAGCTTCTCGCAGTAGAGACCAGCATTTATGACCAAAACAGGTGTGATAAAACAGCATGATTCACTATTATTCAACAAAGCCAAGAACGACCGGTAGATTATCCATCGCCAGCGATCCCTCTGGTAGCAAGAGAGTATCAAAGGCGATGAGTTACATCAGAAATATCGTCGCCAGTCCGAGAAAAATAAAAAAACCGCCGGTATCGGTTATCGCAGTAATCATCACACTCGATCCCACGGCCGGGTCATGACCCAGCCTGGCCATGATCAGCGGAATCAGCACGCCCATGATCGCCGCCAGTAATAAATTCAGGGTCATCGCCAGCATCATGACGCCACCCAGACGTAAATCATGATACAGCCACCAGGTTATCACGCCCATCAATCCCCCCCATACCACGCCATTAATCAGCGCCACACTGATTTCGCGCAGTAACAGAAACGAAAAGCTACCGGGATGAATTTGCTGTAATGCCATCGCCCGCACAATCATGGTAATGGTTTGATTACCGGTATTGCCACCGATACCAGCAACAACAGGCATCAGCGCAGCCAGCGCCACCAGCCGGGCAATGGTGTGCTCGAAACCATCAATCACCCGCGAAGCAATAAAAGCGGTGCATAAATTGACCGCCAGCCAGGGCCAGCGGGTTTTTAAGGTTTTGCTGATCGGCGCAAAAACATCTTCTTCACTGCTGAGTCCCGCCATACCCCGAAAATCACTGTCCGTTGCCTGATAAATCACGGTGACAATTTTATCGATGGTCAGACGACCTAATAACTTTCCCTGATCATCAACCACGGCGGCACTGATTAAATCATCACGCTCAAAGGTTCTTGCCACCTTTTCCGCCTGTTCATCCGGATGAAAAGTCACTGGCTCTTTATCCATCACACAACTTACCGGCATCCGGGCATCATTCAGTAATATTTTTTGCAGCGTCAGCTCGCCAGACAGACGCTGATCATCGGTGATCACAAACAGTTTATCGGTATTTTCCGGTATTGTTTCCAGCTCAAGCAAATGGTGTCGTACCGCTGCCAGCGTCATATCAGCATGCACAGTGATAACGCCCGGCTTCATCAGCGCGCCAACGCTGTCATCGGCATACCCCATCGCCTGGCTTATCTGTGTACGTTGCGCCACAGGTAACATTATCAGCAGGCGGTGCGCCAGTTTGGCGGGTAAATATTGCACTAAAGAGACCTGCTCATCGCTATTCAGCCAGTGCCATGCCTCCAGCAGCGCCTGATCGCTCATCGTATTCATCAGATCCCCTCTGACACTTTCTGAGGCATTGAGCAACACTGTACCGCGTTTATCATCACTGATTTGTTGCCAGAGCGCACGACGGCCATCTTCCGGTAACGCCTCCAGCGCATCGGCAAGATCGGCGGCGGGCAGATAATTCACCAGCCACTTCACCTCCCGTAAATCATCCTCGAGGCTGCCATCATCATAGCGTTCCGCAAGGGTTAAATGGCCCGAGAGTGCAGAAGTTATCGCTTTATCGAAAGTCAGCAGCCAGATCAGCCGAATACGCTGGGCATCACGCAACCGGGCGCTTTTTTTATAGATAACAGACATGACAGATAACCCTGCTAACAACCTGGATCATATAAGCATAGCGTGAAGAGATAAAAACGGCCGATAAGGTAGTGCCATCGGCAGAGACAAATAAACCACAAAATATGACTGATCTCGCAGGCTGCGAGACAGGTCACTGTTGAGTACCACAAGCGTTAAGTGACGCGCTTAATAAAGAAAGTCCTATTTGCTGTCAGATAAAAAATATCATGATCGGTTTTTTTCCTCTGACAGGAAAGTATGAAATTGCGGCGACATCCAGCGGGTAAATCCATTTCCCTCTTTGATGATCATATAGACCGCCAGCCCCTGTTCAAGAGCGACTTGCTGTGCTTTTTCTGGCCCCAGTACCATCAGCCCGGTATCCCAGCCATCCGCCTCCAGTGCGGTCGGCGCAATGACGGTGACGGAGACTAAATGGTGATCGATCGGATAGCCTGTACGCGGATCGATAATGTGTGAGATACGCTTGCCATCCAGTTCGTAATAGTTACGATAGCTACCGGAAGTGCTGATCCCGTGGCCATTAATATCGACAATCGCCTGTACCGCGTTTTCCTGATCCGTCGGTTTCTGAATCGCCACGCGCCACGGTACGCCTTGCGCATTCATCCCGCGACTCACCAGCGCCCCACCGACCGATACCAGATAACGGGAAATGCCCTCCTGCTCCATTAACCGTGCCAGATGGTCAGCGGCATAGCCTTCGCCGACAGTCGAGAGGTCAATAAAGAGATCGGCAATATCTTTTTGCAAATACTGACCGTCAGCATGGTTAATCACCTGCAGATGCTGCAATCCGATCCGCGCTTTGGCGGTGGCAATCTGATGCGGGTCAGGCGTCTGCAGCGGTGGTGTGCCAGGGCCGAATCCCCAGAGGTTAACCAATGGCCCGAGGGTAATATCCATCGCACCGTGCGTTCTGGCACCAATGCGCAAGGAAAGCGTGACAATATCCGCCAGCTCAGGGCTCACTGGCCACGGTGCGGTTGTGACTGCCTGGTTAAATTGCATCACCGCAGAGTCATTTTTCCAGCTGGAAAGCAGATAATCATCTGCATCGACTTGCGCCTGAATTTTTTGTTGTAATGCCGGCAGGCGATCTTCCCCGACATCAATAATACTGACCCGCCAGGATGTCCCCATCGTCTTGCCCTCAAGCACCGTTGCCCGATGTGCGGGCGCTGAAGATGAAAGTGACGAATCGCAACTAGCTACGAGCGTACAGAGACCCAGGAACATCATGGGGATAAAAGGGATTTTCATGATCCAGCCAAACAGAAAGGGAGAATAGCGAAATAAAAAAGACGCCTGTCGGCGTCTTTTTTGATAGCAACAAGCAGACTTAGAACTGGTAAACAACGCCAAGAGCGACGATGTCATCAGTGCTGATGTTTAAGGCTCTGGTGTTGTCGTTGTCATCCAGCAGGTTGATCTTGTAATCAACATAGGTGGAGATGTTCTTATTGAAGGCATAAGTAGCGCCGACTTCAATATATTTGACCAGATCCTGGTTGCCAATCTGATAATCGATATCTTTCGCTCTGGACTGCACGTAAGCGAGAGATGGGGTCAGACCAAAGTCGCTGAACGTATACTTAGCAACAAGTTCTAAATTCTGTGCTTTATTAGCAAAACCGATGTCACCCAGACGGGTTGCATTGCGGGTTTCAGTATACTGAGCAGCCAGATAGATATCGTTTGCGTTATATTTCAGACCACCGGTGTAGGTTTCAGCATATTTGCCTTCACCGAAGCCCAGCTGGTTCTGGTCATAAGTACGTTTTGCGTGCGAGTAGGCGAAACCAGCGCTCATGCCGTCCCAGAAGTTATAGTCAATAGCCATACCATAGCTATCACCATTCTGCTTCAGCGCACCGCGACCGTTATTGGTCACATCGTTTTCACCACTGACGCTACCATTGGTACCCTGGTACTGCAGAGCAAAATTCAGGCCATCAACCAGACCGTAGAAATCAGAGTTACGGTAGGTCAGGAAGCCATTACCACGCTGTTGCATGAAGTTATCAGAACCGTAGGTATCGCCACCGAATTCAGGCAGTACGTCAGTCCAGCCAGTGATGTCATAAACAACACCGTAGTTACGGCCATAGTCGAGCTGACCCGCGTTAGCAAACTTCAGACCGGCAAAAGCCAGACGTGTCCATGAGTGGCTACCTTCACCTTCAGCCTGGTTCGCCTTCATGTTGTATTCCCAGTGACCATAACCAGTCAGCTGATCATTCACCTGAGTTTCGCCTTTCAGCCCCAGACGTGCAAAAGTCTGATCACCATCCTGACTTTTGTCGTCAGAGAAGTAGTGCAGACCTTTGACTTTACCGTACAGATCTAATTTATTACCGTCTTTATTATAAATTTCAGCCGCATTCGCTGCGCCTGCTACCAGCAGTGCTGGTATCAGTAGGGACAGTGCTTTAACTTTCATGTCATTAACCCTCTGTGTTATATGCTTTTTTATTACCACTGCGCACTGATTAATTGTCCTAACCAGTTAGCCGCACCTATTGTGCGGTAAAATGCAGAATAATCCAACAAGAAAATGATACTGAACCTTCTAAAACGTTACATTTTTATCGAAATATGTTTCAAATTGTAAATATAAGGGAACTTTCTCATCTTGACAGAAAATAATAAGACAGTCATCTATCAGTGAAAATCACGCGCTGAATAAATTAATAACACAATGATTATTGTGAATATTATTTATATCAGTTATTATTTATTTGTTCAGCGTGTGCGGTAAAATAGTGCTGATAAGGCTGTCCCTGAGACAATCACCAAACAACCGATAATGATTTATAATTAAGCTGGGATGTTTTTGATTTCTGGCATACCGCCTGATGGGCGCATAATCTGGAGTAGGGATTTAATCAATTAGTCTTTATACTGCTCAATATACTGGCTCAGCGCTCAATAATCTGAAGCGCATGCCCTGCTGACTCACATTGACGAATTGCTTTGCTACATGATGATCGCAAAAAAATTGTCTTTTATAGCGAATAACCCTGGCCGTTTCTTCATTTTAATTATCAGCCTGTTACTGCTGATAATCGGCGTCATGGTGCACAATGCCATTCATGGCTGGCTAGAGGTCAGAAATGATCAGATTATCACCATGAGCCATGCGCTACAGCAGCGCATGGCCACCTGGCGCTATGCCACCTGGCAGATTTATGACGATATTGCCGCCCTTCCTGCCTCGCGCTCCGATAACCAGCGACAGGAGATGCGCTTACAAACGGATGTCTACGCACTGGAAAAATCACCACGGAAAACAGAAGCGCTTATTTTTGGCTCTCATGATAATACCTCGCTGGAAATCGCCGACATTATCTCCCGCTATTTTGATATTCTGTGGGGAGCAGAAACGCTTCCCTGGTCGATGTATTATCTTAACGGTGTCGATAATAGTCTGATCCTGGTATCAACCTTGCCATTAAGAGCGTTATTGTCCCATGCGCAGGAACCTTCCGTCACCCATATTGTCGCCTCGCGACGGGGTGAAATGTTATTACAGGCCAACACCCTGGATCAGAGAGAGACATTTTCTGCCCTGCGCTATCTGCCCTGGCATCATGAGCGTTATTTTACCTTGCGCACAACCTTTAATCAGCCCGGTCTGTTGGCGACGGTTATCGCTTTAGATATGCCGATTAATGATCTGATCCCCCCTGGAATGTCGGCCGATAATTTCCGTATTGAATCCGAGACTACGGCAGAGGCAACCAGCAGCGCAGAAGGCAAACTGATTAATCATATTGATTTTGTCGGTTCACGACTGGCGATCACTATGCCGGTTGATAATATGAATATGCGCCTTATCTGGGAAGTTCCCTTGACAACCCTGATAGCAGAAGTCTTGCAAAACAACTTCTTGCTTGTGTTGCTGATGTTTTGTTTACTGATATTCATGTTGTCTGGCCTGATAGCATTTCGTCACACCACTGCTGATAACCGCCCGATTCACCCTGCGGCGCCCACGGTTGCGGACAGCCAGTCACTGGCATTGCAGGCGCTGAATGAAGAGATTATTTCCCAGTTACCACTGGGATTACTGGTGCATGATCAGCAAACCCAGCGCACGGTTATCAGTAATCCCCTTGCCGACCACCTGCTGCCCCACCTGAATTTATCTGACATCATCACCATCGCCGATCAACACCAGGGGGTGATCCAGCTGACGATTGATAACAAGCTGTATGAAATTCGTCAGTATCACAGCCAGGTGAAGCCGCAGATACAGGTTTTCATTATTCGCAATCAGGATCAGGAATTATTAACCCGTCAGAAGCTCAAACAAGCACAACGCCTGTATGAAAAAAACCGCCAGGGATACAGCGCGTTTATGCAACATATTACCAGCGCATTAACGCAACCATTACTGAAGCTGGCAGAAGAAGCGGCGGCGTTAGATAGCACGCAAGGCGCTCAACTGGAGCAACACACGGACCAGATCCGACAATTAGTCGATGAAATGCAACTGGCTCATCTGCTGGAAAGCGACAACTGGCAAAGCCAGTCCGTGGTCTTCTCGTTCCAGACGCTGCTTGATGACATCGTGACGGAAATCTTACCGTTCCTCAAACGTAAAGGTCTGCAATTACTGGTTAACAATACGCTGCCGGTTCATGAACACTATTACGGTGATCGCAATACGCTGCATCATATCCTTCTGCTGTTAATACAATATGCAGTAACCACAACCTCAATGGGCAAAATTACGCTTGATATCAGTCAGCAGCCAGACAAAGCGGATCAACTGATAATTCATATTCGTGATACCGGCAATGGCATGTCGCGTGATGAAGTCGATAATATTCATTTCCCGTTTCTCCACGAAACACAGTCCGATCGTTATGGTAAAGCCAATGCCCTCACCTTCTGGCTCTGCAATCGTCTGGTGCATCAGCTGCAGGGGCAGATGAATATTACCTCCTGTGAATCACTGGGCACACACTACACCCTGGCTCTCACTATGGCGGTCAGCGAAGAAAAGCAGACTTCCTGTGCACATCTGCTCAATGATATGATGGTGATGCTTGATATTACCGCCAGTGAAGTCCGGCAGATAGTCAGCCGCCAGCTCACCGGCTGGGGGGCGAATTGTATGACATCAGATGAGAGACCGCTCAAACAACCCTGCGATCTGTTTTTAACCGATAATCCCGATCATCTTACGACATCAGGCATATTGCTCACTGCCGATGAAATCGGGATCGGCAAAATTAGTCAGGATAAATTGCGGGTTAATTTTAATATCAGCTCAGCCCTGCAGGAAGCTATTCTGTACCTGATCGAACGACAACTGGCACAGCCCCCCGCCCTGCCGTCATCTTCTTTATCTGATGACAGCCGCGCCATGCTTCATGCCAGTGGCTATTATGCCCTCTTTATCGATACAGTTCCCGATGATCTACGCAAACTGTATACTGAAGTTGAAGCCGATAATTTCACGACCCTGGCACAAATAACACATCGCCTTAAAGGCGTATTCGCGATGCTAAATCTGAATACGGGCAAACAATTATGTGAAATAATTGAGCATCTGATTAGTGAAAAAAAGACACAAAACATAAAAAAACATATCAGCGAACTGGACAATTACGTCAAAAGTTTGCTGTAGCAAGGTAACTTAATAACATGGACATAATGAACGTAATTATTGCTGACGACCATCCAATAGTGCTGTTCGGTATTCGTAAATCACTTGAGCAAATCGACTCCGTCAATATTGTTGGCGAATTTGAAGACTCGACATCGCTGATCACTCATCTACCGCAATCGACGGCTGAGGTGCTGATTACCGATCTCTCCATGCCCGGCGATAAATATGGCGACGGGATCATGTTGATCAAATATATCAGGCGTCATTTCCCGCATCTCTCGATTATCATTTTAACGATGAATAATAATCCCGCCATTCTGAGTACCATACTGAACCTGAATATTAATGGACTGGTGCTAAAACAGGGCGCTGCAACCGATCTACCCAAGGCGCTGGCAGCATTACGCAAGGGCAAAAAATTCGTCCCACAAAGCGTATTACGTATGCTGGAAAAAATCAGCGCCAATGGGCACGGTGACAAACATCTGTCGCCCAAGGAGAGTGAAGTCCTGCGTTTGTTTGCAGAAGGTTTTCTGGTTACCGAAATTGCTAAGAAATTAAACCGCAGTATCAAAACGATCAGTAGTCAGAAAAAATCAGCCATGATGAAACTCGGTGTCGAAAATGATATCGCTTTGCTCAATTATCTCTCCTCCGTTTCGCTGAATACTGCTGACAAAACCTGATACCCTGCTGTTTTATTCTGGCGGGTAAATCCGTGGCGCGGCTAGGGATTTTGATTGCTGGCTTGTGCAACGTATAACGCTAAAGCGGGTCTGAGGATATCGAGGGTAACAGGCTTAGACAGGCAGCTATCCATTCCGGCCGCCAGACAGCGCTGCTTCTCTTCCGCCAGCGCGTTAGCCGTAATACCGATCACCGGTAATTGCATGCCGCGCGCCCGGATACATTGCGTCAGGGTATAACCATCCATATTCGGCATATTAACATCACTCAGTACGACATCGACATGCTGTTTCATCAGCACGTTGAGCGCATCAATACCATCATTGGCTGTTACACACGAGTAGCCCAGCGAACTGATCTGATCGGCCAGTAAACGGCGGTTAATCGGATGGTCATCGACGATCAGGATGATTTTATCGCTATGATCCGTCGTCGATATCGCTGGCACAGACTTCTGCTCACTGACGACCGTCTCAGGGCGGAAGATAATCGTTAATAACGACAGTAATTCATGGGGAGTGGTCACACCATGTACCCACTCACCGGCCTTACGCTCCTGTGGCATACCGATATGATGACAGCTAAAAATGATCTTTGCTTTTCCCGCCCACGAGGCCTCCCACGGTTCGTCACACAGCAGAATACCTTCACTTTCCGGCTGCTGTCCATGATAGAGGCGTACCTGCAAGCCATGATATTGCAACAACGAAGTGATAAACGCCGCCAGCGCGCTGTTACGGATCGCCAGCCAGTAACATTTATCTGCCAGACTATCGCTGCTCTCAGCAGCGATATTTTTTACCCCATACAAAGGAATGCGCAGGGTGAAACGGCTGCCAATGCCCGGTTCGGTTATTACCGCAATATCACCATCCATCATGGTGAGCAATTTTTCACAGATCGCCAGTCCAAGCCCCGTTCCCTGGAAAGCGTGTTGCCCACCGGTTCCTGCCTGAACAAAAGGCTCAAACAAATGTATCACCTCTTTTGCCGCGATCCCCGATCCGGTATCGCGCACACTGATTTGCAGATAATCCCCCACACATTGGGTATGAATGACAATACAGCCAGTACCGGTAAATTTAATCGCATTACTCAGTAAATTAGAGATCACCTGCTGTAAACGCATGGCATCACCCGACATCACTGAAGGAACATCCGGCTCGATAAAACAGTACAGCGCTAACTGTTTACTTAACACTAACGGTAGATAGTTAGCCGCAACATGATTAACCACATCGCGGGGTGAAAACTCACGCAACTCGATTTTAAGTTGTTCGGATTCCATTTTCGAAAAATCGAGAATATCGCTGATAATCTTCAGTAACAGACTGGATGAGTTACTCATCGCCATAATGAGCCGGATAACTTCCTGCGGCAGTGCTTTGGTCTGCAGCAGATCGAGATTACCGATAATGCCATATAAAGGTGTACGTAACTCATGACTGACGGTAGCCAGAAACATCGACTTCGCCTGACTGGTCTGTTCGGCAGCCCGTGCAATCTCCTGTAATGACTGTTCCATTTTGACCCGTGTACTGACATCCACCAGCACACAAATAGCAACATTTTCATTACGATAACGCGAATGGACAAAGCTTATTTGCAGATGGGTATGATTGCTGGTCAATACATCGATCAAATTGAGCTGCTGGCCACTGATGATCTGCTTTAATCGCTGCCGATCCTCATGGGTTAACATATTGAGATAATTATGTGCCAGTTCATTACTCAGTATATTGCTGCCATCAACGATGCGTAAAATAGAGATACCCACCGGGGCCGATGCAATGATTTTACGATTAAACTGCTCATGCTCGGTCAGTCGCTGGGCTTCATTTTCCGCCGGAATAAAAAAACGCCGCTCATAAAGACGCGCAAGAATAAAAAGGATAAGCGCACAGAGGAGATTGAAGATGAGCAGATTGATAATCAACATCCGCAAATGTCCGAGGATCTGCGTCAGCGGTATCGAATAGACAATACTGAACGATGACGGCGATAAGCGTTTGCTGAATACCAGCTCACGAAAGTCAGCAGTATAACCAAACCAGACGCGCTCCTGACGATGACGAATGTCAATCTGAACAGGGTGATCCTTCTCACTCAGAGAGAGCAAGGGCTGGCCGTTTTCATCCAGGATCGCCACATACATCGGCAAACTGCCGGGTATCAACAGGTTTTCTTTGCGTAGCGTTTGCTCTATACCTAACATCGCCTGCAGATGATTATCCCGGTATATCGGCGTTAATACATAAAAATAGCCGATACCCTGACCGATGCCCGGCGTTAACCAGAACAGACTCGCGGCACGTTCGTTACGTGGCGTATCACGGTAGTGCTCAACACGCTGATACAAAACCTTCAGAGCCCACTCATGCTCCCGCGATATATTGTGTAAACCGAGATTGATCAGACAGCGATTATTATTGTCCAGTAAGAAGAGGCGATTAAAATCATAAGTGGCGGAAAAATTATCCCGCCAGTAATGCATAAATCCAGTCAGTGACTGTAGTAAATCACGCCAGCGCTCGTTCATCGTGTCACAATCCGCATGGTTATCCAGCGGGGTAAAATCGGTCACAGTCAGTGGATTATTCACTTTCAGTGAGCTAGTTTCGCTGCTGATCGGTTGATTACTGGCAATGTATTTCAGATCTTTAATGATATCGGCAGCATGCTGGATATAGCCCTGAGCCTGGTTAGCATTAAGATTAAAGGCCAGGAGAATTTCTGTTTCTCTGTTACGCAGTGCATGAGTGATAAACAGCACACTGATACCGGCAATCACCAGCCACAACAATAACACCAGCGCCCGAAACAGATAGCGCGATATTTTCAGCGTTGTATGAAAAGAGGCAAGATATTTCAAGATAGTCAATCCGGCTGTTAAAAGCCTGACAGAAGGCGTCAGAAATCTCCCGACGCCTTCAGCGCATATTTATCGCCGCGACTGACTAAATATCGTCGGCGTTATCATCATCATCGATCTCCACTTCCGGGATGATATCGTCATCACCTTCTGCGGCGCTACCGTCAATCGCATCAAGATCTTCATCATCAACCGGTTCCACTACCCGTTGTAGCCCGACGACATGCTCATCCGGTGCGGTACGGATCAAAATCACGCCCTGGGTATTACGGCCAACGATATTGACCTCCGAAACCCGGGTACGCACCAGTGTACCGGCATCCGTGATCATCATAATCTGATCACAATCGGCTACCTGCACCGCTCCCACCACCGTACCATTACGTTCGGTCACTTTGATCGAAATCACCCCCTGGGTGGCACGGGAGCGGGTTGGATATTCCGTTACCGCAGTACGTTTGCCATAACCATTTTGCGTTACGGTTAAAATAGCCTCATCACCACGCGGGATAATCAGCGAGACCACTTTATCGTCCGGTGCCAGTTTAATGCCACGCACCCCTGTTGCCGTACGTCCCATCGTGCGCACAGCCTCTTCCCTGAAACGCACCACTTTACCACCGGCAGAAAACAACATCACGTCGTCATTGCCGTGGGTCAGATCGACGCCAATCAGTTCATCACCATCATTGAGATTGACCGCGATAATACCGGCAGAGCGCGGGCGACTGAACTCAGTTAACGCCGTCTTTTTCACCGTTCCACTGGCGGTCGCCATAAAGACATTAACCCCTTCTTCATATTCCCGTACTGGCAGAATCGCGGTAATACGTTCGTCAGCCTCCAGAGGCAACAGGTTAACGATAGGACGACCACGGGCACCACGACTGGCTTCAGGCAATTGGTAGACTTTCATCCAGTAGAGACGGCCACGGCTGGAGAAGCAGAGGATCGTATCGTGGGTATTGGCGACCAGCAAACGGTCAATAAAATCTTCTTCTTTAATGCGGGCCGCAGACTTCCCTTTCCCACCCCGTCGCTGCGCTTCATAATCGGTCAGTGGCTGATATTTCACATAGCCCTGATGTGACAGCGTCACAACCACATTTTCCTGATTAATCAGATCTTCAATATTAATATCTGCACTGTTGGCAGTGATCTCAGTACGCCGGGCATCGCCAAACTGATCGCGGATCGCGGTCAGTTCTTCACGGATCACAGCCATCAAACGATCTGCGCTGCTGAGAATATGCAGCAATTCAGCAATCTGAGTCAGCAAATCCTTATATTCATCAAGCAGTTTTTCATGCTCAAGGCCGGTCAGTTTTTGCAAACGCAGATCCAGAATCGCCTGCGCCTGCTGTTCGGTCAGATAATATTGTCCGTCACGGACACCAAACTCAGGGGCCAGCCACTCAGGACGAGCGGCATCATCACCGGTACGGGTTAACATCGCAGCGACATGACCCAGCGCCCATGAGCGGGCAACCAGCGCGGTTTTTGCCTCTGCAGGGGTCGGTGCCTGGCGAATCAGCTCGATGATCGGATCGATATTGGCCAGCGCAATGGCCAGCGCTTCCAGAATATGCGCACGTTCACGTGCCTTGCGCAGCTCAAAAATGGTCCTCCGGGTGACCACTTCACGACGATGGCGCACAAACGCCGAGAGGATCTCCTTCAGGTTCATGATTTTGGGCTGACCATGATGCAGCGCAACCATGTTAATCCCGAAAGAAACCTGTAACTGCGTCTGGGAGTAGAGGTTGTTAAGCACCACCTCGCCGACGGCATCGCGTTTCACTTCGATAACGATCCGCATCCCGTCTTTATCAGACTCATCGCGCAGCGCACTGATACCCTCAACCCGCTTCTCTTTTACCAGCTCAGCGATTTTCTCAATCAGCCGCGCTTTATTTACCTGGTAGGGGATCTCATGAACGATAATGGTTTCCCGTCCACTTTTGGCATCTGTTTCCACTTCAGCCCGCGCACGAATATAAATTTTGCCACGCCCGGTACGGTACGCCTCCTCGATACCACGACGCCCGTTAATCAGCGCGGCGGTCGGGAAATCAGGCCCAGGAATATGCGCCATCAGCCCTTCGAGCGGGATATCTTCATCGTCAATATACGCCAGGCAACCGTTGATCACTTCGGTCAGATTGTGGGGCGGAATATTGGTCGCCATACCCACGGCGATACCGGATGAACCATTCACCAGTAAATTGGGGATTTTGGTTGGCATAACGTCAGGGATCTGTTCCGTGCCGTCATAGTTATCGACGAAATCGACCGTCTCTTTTTCCAGATCCGCCATCAGTTCATGGGCGATTTTCGCCATCCGGATTTCGGTATAACGCATCGCGGCGGCGGAGTCGCCATCGACAGAACCGAAGTTACCCTGGCCATCGACCAGCATATAGCGCAAGGAGAATGGCTGCGCCATACGAACAATGGTGTCATAAACGGCAGTATCGCCATGAGGGTGATATTTACCGATGACATCGCCGAC
The sequence above is drawn from the Enterobacteriaceae bacterium ESL0689 genome and encodes:
- the rcsD gene encoding phosphotransferase RcsD, whose product is MIAKKLSFIANNPGRFFILIISLLLLIIGVMVHNAIHGWLEVRNDQIITMSHALQQRMATWRYATWQIYDDIAALPASRSDNQRQEMRLQTDVYALEKSPRKTEALIFGSHDNTSLEIADIISRYFDILWGAETLPWSMYYLNGVDNSLILVSTLPLRALLSHAQEPSVTHIVASRRGEMLLQANTLDQRETFSALRYLPWHHERYFTLRTTFNQPGLLATVIALDMPINDLIPPGMSADNFRIESETTAEATSSAEGKLINHIDFVGSRLAITMPVDNMNMRLIWEVPLTTLIAEVLQNNFLLVLLMFCLLIFMLSGLIAFRHTTADNRPIHPAAPTVADSQSLALQALNEEIISQLPLGLLVHDQQTQRTVISNPLADHLLPHLNLSDIITIADQHQGVIQLTIDNKLYEIRQYHSQVKPQIQVFIIRNQDQELLTRQKLKQAQRLYEKNRQGYSAFMQHITSALTQPLLKLAEEAAALDSTQGAQLEQHTDQIRQLVDEMQLAHLLESDNWQSQSVVFSFQTLLDDIVTEILPFLKRKGLQLLVNNTLPVHEHYYGDRNTLHHILLLLIQYAVTTTSMGKITLDISQQPDKADQLIIHIRDTGNGMSRDEVDNIHFPFLHETQSDRYGKANALTFWLCNRLVHQLQGQMNITSCESLGTHYTLALTMAVSEEKQTSCAHLLNDMMVMLDITASEVRQIVSRQLTGWGANCMTSDERPLKQPCDLFLTDNPDHLTTSGILLTADEIGIGKISQDKLRVNFNISSALQEAILYLIERQLAQPPALPSSSLSDDSRAMLHASGYYALFIDTVPDDLRKLYTEVEADNFTTLAQITHRLKGVFAMLNLNTGKQLCEIIEHLISEKKTQNIKKHISELDNYVKSLL
- the rcsB gene encoding response regulator transcription factor RcsB — its product is MDIMNVIIADDHPIVLFGIRKSLEQIDSVNIVGEFEDSTSLITHLPQSTAEVLITDLSMPGDKYGDGIMLIKYIRRHFPHLSIIILTMNNNPAILSTILNLNINGLVLKQGAATDLPKALAALRKGKKFVPQSVLRMLEKISANGHGDKHLSPKESEVLRLFAEGFLVTEIAKKLNRSIKTISSQKKSAMMKLGVENDIALLNYLSSVSLNTADKT
- the rcsC gene encoding two-component system sensor histidine kinase RcsC, whose protein sequence is MKYLASFHTTLKISRYLFRALVLLLWLVIAGISVLFITHALRNRETEILLAFNLNANQAQGYIQHAADIIKDLKYIASNQPISSETSSLKVNNPLTVTDFTPLDNHADCDTMNERWRDLLQSLTGFMHYWRDNFSATYDFNRLFLLDNNNRCLINLGLHNISREHEWALKVLYQRVEHYRDTPRNERAASLFWLTPGIGQGIGYFYVLTPIYRDNHLQAMLGIEQTLRKENLLIPGSLPMYVAILDENGQPLLSLSEKDHPVQIDIRHRQERVWFGYTADFRELVFSKRLSPSSFSIVYSIPLTQILGHLRMLIINLLIFNLLCALILFILARLYERRFFIPAENEAQRLTEHEQFNRKIIASAPVGISILRIVDGSNILSNELAHNYLNMLTHEDRQRLKQIISGQQLNLIDVLTSNHTHLQISFVHSRYRNENVAICVLVDVSTRVKMEQSLQEIARAAEQTSQAKSMFLATVSHELRTPLYGIIGNLDLLQTKALPQEVIRLIMAMSNSSSLLLKIISDILDFSKMESEQLKIELREFSPRDVVNHVAANYLPLVLSKQLALYCFIEPDVPSVMSGDAMRLQQVISNLLSNAIKFTGTGCIVIHTQCVGDYLQISVRDTGSGIAAKEVIHLFEPFVQAGTGGQHAFQGTGLGLAICEKLLTMMDGDIAVITEPGIGSRFTLRIPLYGVKNIAAESSDSLADKCYWLAIRNSALAAFITSLLQYHGLQVRLYHGQQPESEGILLCDEPWEASWAGKAKIIFSCHHIGMPQERKAGEWVHGVTTPHELLSLLTIIFRPETVVSEQKSVPAISTTDHSDKIILIVDDHPINRRLLADQISSLGYSCVTANDGIDALNVLMKQHVDVVLSDVNMPNMDGYTLTQCIRARGMQLPVIGITANALAEEKQRCLAAGMDSCLSKPVTLDILRPALALYVAQASNQNP